One genomic region from Anopheles bellator chromosome 2, idAnoBellAS_SP24_06.2, whole genome shotgun sequence encodes:
- the LOC131211927 gene encoding zinc finger protein 501, which translates to MYTFRWRCNKNMALAKKLNTAKNEADSSKDHLGHSAEQTVGTNLLIKTEVTTPDSANDLHLSCAAHQVSGTYECCGNQADDLFEAEENPIAFKLENEDVDEQQNNHTNPLELICQAREDPSATTNSDAGKNVKVGQKRKNDQEKTQQRLRSYKLRSHQRVNNDIKKNAHKKGQCNNEKYHCPHCSATYIRPSQLKIHIRVHTDEKPFVCNICSKTFKSRSNLLQHSKIHKKEEYQQCPHCHLKFTRLFTLKNHIRIHTGEKPFVCNICKKAYCSLNALSLHSKIHKKDEYKQCPHCSSKFAVSSALKDHIRIHTGEKPFVCKICDKTFRSPSNLAQHEKIHNKDQYLLCPHCPSKFTHSSALMIHIRIHTGEKPFVCEICNKAFHSSAALSNHSKIHKKN; encoded by the coding sequence ATGTATAcgtttcgctggcgatgcaacaaaaacatggcATTGGCCAAAAAGCTAAACACAGCGAAGAACGAGGCAGACAGCAGTAAAGACCATCTTGGCCACTCTGCTGaacaaacggttggcacaAATTTGTTAATCAAAACTGAAGTCACCACACCGGATTCAGCGAACGATTTGCACTTGAGCTGTGCAGCTCATCAAGTAAGTGGTACAtatgaatgttgtggcaacCAGGCTGATGACTTATTCGAGGCAGAGGAAAATCCAATCGCGTTCAAATTAGAGAATGAAGATGTGGATGAACAGCAGAACAACCATACAAATCCTTTAGAATTGATCTGTCAGGCTCGAGAAGATCCCTCTGCAACAACCAACTCCGATGCCGGAAAAAACGTCAAAGTTggtcaaaaacgtaaaaacgaTCAAGAAAAAACGCAACAGCGGTTGCGCTCGTATAAACTTCGGAGTCATCAACGAGTTAACAACGACATAAAAAAGAACGCTCACAAAAAAGGCCAGTGCAATAACGAAAAGTACCACTGCCCTCATTGTTCCGCAACTTATATTCGCCCAAGCCAGCTGAAGATTCACATTCGCGTTCATACCGATGAAAAGCCGTTTGTGTGTAACATCTGTTCCAAAACGTTCAAATCACGAAGCAATCTGCtacaacattcgaaaattcacaagaaGGAAGAATACCAACAGTGCCCACATTGTCATTTAAAATTTACACGGCTAttcacattaaaaaatcacatccGCATTCATACCGGTGAAAAACCGTTTGTGTGTAACATCTGTAAGAAAGCGTACTGTTCATTAAATGCACTATCActtcattcgaaaattcacaagaaGGACGAATACAAACAGTGTCCGCATTGCAGTTCAAAGTTTGCGGTTTCATCAGCGTTGAAGGATCACATCCGCATtcataccggtgaaaagccgtttgtgtgtaaaatatGTGACAAAACGTTCAGATCACCAAGCAATCTGGCGCAACATGAGAAAATCCACAACAAGGACCAATATCTTCTTTGTCCGCATTGCCCGTCTAAGTTTACGCATTCGTCAGCGTTGATGATTCACATTCGCATtcataccggtgaaaagccGTTTGTGTGTGAAATATGTAACAAAGCGTTCCATTCATCAGCCGCACTATCaaatcattcgaaaattcacaaaaagAACTAA